CCACTTGTTCAAACAGAAATTTACTCACTGCTTTCAATCTCTCTGCTACTTACCGTGATAAAAACATATTCATAGCTGTTGTGTTTTAGTATTCATAGGAAAGTGTTTGATTGAATGTATATTTTGGAATGAACTTACGTTATGAACAACAACACAGTTACCACTTCCAGGAAAATAATCGCTATTTTCAGTCAGAACAATTTACTTTCATGTCATGCTGAAAAACTAAAGTAAACATGAGACTGTTAAATTCAATCGACAGAACATTCGAAAATCAGATTATGTACTACCTGTTAATCATCATTGAGGCTCACATATCATCTTGAGGAAAATGACACTCTCCATTGTATACTTGTCCACTTCATCCATTATCAGTCAGATACGTTACCACTAAGATATTCAGGTCCTTAGACACTGATTCAAAAGATTCTGACGATTGTCACCATAGATTGTGCATAAAGGAGTACTACTGACACATCAAACAAGGCCAAAGCGATTTTATGCTAGAAAAAGGCCGTACAGTTAGAGTAGGCCTTTGtaagcaaacaaaatattcacctACCTAAAGgaacacacacatatatccttGCCCGAACCAAAATGCAACCGATATCTTCCCATGTGGTGTCAGCAAAATTACTATGCTAATGAATAGTACAGCTCGCCACACAGTAGTCTTTTTTCTTTACAGATGTAAATAGTTAAGCCTCAGGACAGTAAAAGTTCAACACGCGAATCATGCCACCCTGATATGGTTTGCACGCTAGGATGGTCTAAATTTGCTGGGACTGTTGATCCATGGGTCTTAACATACCATCTAGGTCGGCTGGAAAACAGAAAGACTAAGCAACAGTAACTTAAATCTCGGCTGTACAGGAAAGTGAGAACAGTGACGAGTTTCCCCCAGCAACCAATATCGACATCTCTACCTTTCTAACGAAGGGAGGGGTTGAAAAAGTCCCTCCTAGATTTACCACACCATATGTATCTCCAGTCCCTGTGGTTAGGCCTCAGACGGATGAAGAAAACGCATCAGAAACTATTTACAGAACTGTAGGTATCGATACCaaagtttgatttgataatttcaaataaatctaCAAAACTGCAGTGTGTAACTGACTGTGAACAGTTGTCTATAGGCCTCTGCAGTCGCATTTCTCTGTCGAAAAGGTCACTACTAGTCCAACTTCTCCACCGGGTTCCTCAGGAAGAAGTATGCTTCTTTTTCCGTGTTTGTAACTGGGAAGTCACAACCACCATACACTTATAACAGCATGCAAAATCATCTTGTCCAAGAGTGTCATGTGACCTGACTAAGTGGAATGAAATGTATCATTCTTGTGTCGTATGAAAATGATACATCCATGTAAATGCTTAAATCCCAGGAACTAATTCAAATAGAAGAAAGATTTGACAATTGAAAGCAGAAAGACCATATACTTGATTTTCAACCATTTTATCCATGAATagtgtttaattaattaattaatttactgtTTACGAAAAACTCAAAATGAATAACAGTgtcataataacaatgataccaaataataatgttattaattaattaataaatgaataaataagtaaattatttaattagcAATAATGCTCaacttatttttttttataaatgaagGCAGAGAAAAAAAAGCAATTCAAAATCAATAAAACCCATAATGATAAagacaatgaaataataaacagaCTAAATAGTTGATTATTAGATCAACTAAATGATGAAAGAATGAATgtaagaaaaagagaaacaaTATCTTCCCTTATTGTATTATCACCATTTCAATTATCATAACTCCTCTTCAAAAATCAAGACCGTGACAagtaatttaacaaataaatcatttgagAATAATTGAGCTAAATATGTGTGtatttttgtaataataataataataaaatcattacTAAATTGAGGCGTAGTAAAAATCCACCGATGTTTACAATTTAAGATTTGCTAggttaaaacaataataatgaagagGAATAGAAACAtcacaagaaaaagaaaatagaaacCGATTAAATAAcgttaataattataatatcgaagttattgtgaataaaataatgaaacacTTTTTCAGTATAAGTTAATATACTGATTACTAATCCATTTGAGTAGTATGTATGTGTTAACAGAAGCAGCGCACATGCGTAATGTATAAATATTATCATTGCACTGGTATCAGGGAGATGTAAGGAGTAGGGCTTTTAGGCACTACGTGGAATATTCATGTTTTAATGAATACatttcaaaattattgaataagtCAGTATATAAACagcagataataataataataatggatagTGTAAGCGGTACACTagtaataacaaaaaaattatgaaattaaCATTAGTAGCCAATAGTAAATATTAGATAACACAATAAGAAATAACGTCCTTTAACAAAAAAAGTTATTGTAGAAAAAAAACTGTTAGAAAAGGGAACAACCGAGACATAAGTAAAGTCAAACAACAACCGGTTTGAATGTTATTAATGACTTCAACTTTGCCGTCTTGTACGTTgtgaatatactacttaatgTAATCGAATAGATCACTAACAATAGTAATTGTAATAGTAGGCTAAACTTATGAATGCTTGAGAGAAGTTTGACAGCAAAGCTGCCTTCCTGAATTGGCCATTGTCccatatatgtgtatatgaatgcTTATTTTATATGATGTATTTCTGAATAATTTCAGCCAACAGGATCACCTCACAGCACTATATAACTTACTGTGAATACAAATAATTTTGACTGGATTGGAAGAAAATACAGCGTACAAAAAAGTGTTTATCAAAATGTTAAGCAATTTTGTTGAAATACCTATTATCCGTTATCACCGGAAACGTTCTATGTAGTCACCGACTTTGTTTCAATAtactagaaaaagaaaaaattcaACGTAcaactaatactactaatggAAAGTATCAGTAATATCAGGAATTGTATTAGTAATGAGAGTAATGTTATTAagcaattttttaaaaatcatattattactactgttgTGATAACAATAGTAATGTGTTAGGATGAGTAATAAATAGATGTAATGGCGCTTTAAAAAGAAGTGGACAAGTGAAAATGTCtcgaaaaaaaattataacGGAGAAAAAATTCGGATTCCCTGAACTATCATCCATCATCGACAACATTATGAATAAACCTATTGAgataaaaatgatattaaaaaaTGTTGACAAAAACAATGTAAAATGTCAAGAATTTTACTTGTTTTccctaattaaaaaaaaacaatgaatgaatCCACGTTGAATTAACGAAGTTTTCAGTGAAGTGTCCTATGAGAAGCATATGCACGTTCGATTGGAAAAAAACATTACAGTTTAGAATTGTCTTCATTTCTCTTCAAATCCTGGTACTATTAGAAGCATCAATACTGTAAATCAATAAATCGGTGACAAGTAACAAGAATGGATTATTGTCTTCTGGTTGTTTTATGTCTTACTTGACATTTGTGTATTGttactactactgttactagGCGGATCATAACAGTTCGACTccatttttatttgatattcTCTATTATTTTGAAATTGGTTAAGTGTTACATTTGTTGAAGATGTAGTCGGTAGTGGTGATAAAGGACTAGAACAATCCATTGAATTACTTTTATTCCCAGATGATTCATGATATTCCAAGCCCCATgtttgttgattattattattattaccaccaTTACTGTCATTATTCCCTGTACTATTTCCGACTGAGATTGATTTATTTGTCATCATTATTGTTGAATTGTTATCTAACAGATCTTGTCCACTTAATAGACGTGATCTATCTCTTGAGCCTAAAATCGATATAAGATTCGGTTGTGAATAATCTTTAAATGCAATAGCTTCACTTAAACTATGAGAGTTATTTTCCAATGAAGGAAATGATAATTCATAAGTGGagcatgatgatgatgatgaaccAGAGGCTGGACCACGTACAGATACTTGTGAAGTACTTCTTGACATTGGAATTAACATAGAATCTGAGATATCATGATCTTCTTGATTAAGAGTCGACACTTTGTTAGATTCAGAATTTTGTGTAAAAATGCGACTTTCATTGTCttttacagaattatttgaagaGAAACCAAATAAAGATTTTGATCTATTTGGTGTTATATGGGAATGTAACAAATTAACTGGAGGAAGTAATGATGACGATTCATTAGAGATGAAATTTTCATCTGATACTTCATTTATAGTGTACGTTTTCCCAAGTGCTTTTGTCTTCCATtcataatgttgaatttcacaATCCATATTCTTGTCTGAtgttaataaatcatttaaatcatCTAAAGGctctttgaaattatttaaacataCTGGTACTTCATTTAAACATGACAAATATGGTACAGCAACTCCAGGACAATGACGTTGTAATAATATAACACAATGTTTTGCTCGTGAACGCCAACTTTCTAATTCTTGCATTAATCTACTAGCTTCTAATTGTAAACATTCAACTTGTGATTGTAATTCTTGTGTTCGTTGAACTTTACGTTCACGACATTTTTGTGCAGATTTACGATTTCGTTCACGTCGTTTCATTCGACGATCTGCTTCATCTGGATCAACCTAGTttaaattgaaatataaaaaacaagtagggattttttaaaagtagttccttttttaatttattctagCTGCAGTGTAAACCGTCAACAGTGAGATAGATGCATCtagttgacgagtcctaaataggatgaaacttgtgttctgaatcccactgctagccatcatctaaATTGTGATGTTTTTAGTACGATGAATTATTATCGAGAACTTAATTTAGAACCAAAAATGCTCCGGTACTATAGTTGGTTACGCCTCTACAGACAGATCTGAGTAGCCGATGACATCAAACATCTGAAATGAGTCTTGTTATCTCAGTGTGTCTGATTGTCTACAAATGATAGTGTTCTCTATTGAGCTAAGATAGTCATGTATTGTGTACTGTGAGTGGTAATACTCATCAGAAAAGACATTAACTTAATTGGGAATTATTAAACAAAACCTTGACAACAGCTTATccactccgcctggagccccctcccaagcccggataaaggaggagggttgggcatggggttagcgaccccaccCCGTAGAAAGCTAACTCggtaaaaaaacgctaaccagaaaactAATCAAACTTCCTGTCATAATAGTTACTTTACGATTAAGGACAGTGAtctaaaaaaaacttaacattCAGAACTGACTGACAGTAGATCGAAATAGTTCATCTAACTAAACATTAAAAACGACAAAATAATGGATGAAGAAGTTTTTCCACTAAACGATATTATAAGTTAATAATGAAGTGAGCCAAAAATATGCAATATTAAGTATAAATTATAGTAACCATTGTAAAATCACActttatatataattttcacattccAATTATTATTGTATGTCTGTTAACCAAATACTAAGCTACCACCAACGTGAAGCAGTTTTACACTCTAAATAGAAAAAGTGGGATAAGGGAGAAATCGAACTATGactcattattataattaaaagaACTCTTTTGtaatctgattggttaataatttGACCTTAAAATGTATCGACCTGAAATTGGTAGAAATTTAGCGAAACAGTTTGATTTACCTACGCCTATATGTAGTAAGGCCAGACAAAAAAAGTATATTAGATTTGGCTATCGTTATAAATCCGGAAAGATTTTTCCATGCATTGAATGCATATTGATATAATATGGTCATGGTCTGTTAGAAATAAGTGTAGGGCAAGCATATTTTTCGATTAGATATATCCCTTAAGAATTTGTATGAATCACATATTGTATTTTTTATAGTGAGGTATCTTCGGGAAACGCCTAAGGAATAATTAGAGTACACAGTTCTTGATGATGGATCATCAAATATTTCTGTCAAACCATAAAAACTATTATCCTAATTCCTAAGAATCCAAAGCTAGAAAAAATTCTGTAGTAATAATGACGGTAGATCACATAATCAATGCTTACTCTGTCATAAGGCCAAAAAACAAGATACCTATAGGATAGCTTTATTATATTCAACCAACTATACCGATGGGCTTCCAGATAAAAAAAGCCATGGTTGAAATGTTCTGGAGGTATTCAATGTCATTTTGACTAAAAAAACGTAATACCATTATTGATTTTAGAAATTCCGTACTTCAATTTTCTATTTAAACTTCTTTTATGAGCTTCCACATTATTCTGACATCGCGAGATATTCATTACCTTGTCCTAATTAGACAGTAATGTGATGTAATAATACTCATATAATCACTTTATTAACAATCTGCAGTTCGGATCTCTAGGCTTCTCATTGTTTGATTCTGGGCAAAGTTCGATTACTCACTAAACGGTGTGTATGCAATTTATACATTGGACAATCAAATATCAATTCATGGGTTGCTAACAATACAGAGAATTAACGGTGAAATCCGGGTTATTAAGTGTCtttgttttcaataatgaacccaaatcttttttatttttattttatatgagAGAATACTAGGAACATATCAGTGACGTTTAGGATTTAAACCTTGATTAAGTTAAACAGTTTACTCATTTATGGCCATGATGATGTAAAGGGATGAGAAAACATGATGTTCTAAATTTAAAGATAATCcaattaattatcttttttaaataaacttcATTCTAGCTTACTAGTTCGCCTTTCAGATTTCTTCGCCCAGTAGCTAATGTAGGTGCAGgttttcttgttcttcctgGAGTTTGTGGACAGCCACTGCTACATGTCGGCGTCGGTGATGCTTCACCATCATCTGATGAACAACCAAATTTATTGCCTGAAAAACCTATAGTTGAAGAATCAGGAGTCATGGTAATTGTACTTGTCACCGGACTTGCTGTTGAAACAACCAATAATCGTGTTGGTGTGGAGGCACTACGTGAAGAACGATTAGAAACTTGGGGTGGATTCTTTACATCACAATTGATTCTTGAGTGAAGTATATTTTGTCCACAAGTCAAATTAGATGGGCTATGTGTTCTATTCTCATAAATATTATCTCCAATATTGCAATATCCACTAGCTTGAAATGCATGATGTTGTGTATGGCTACTTGCAGTTATATGAGATCCCGTTTGATGCCCTGAATGATCGTCATGTCTTGGTGTTGGACAAGTTGTTGGACAACGATTCATATTTGAGAAAACCGTTGTATTCCCAGTAGGTGATAATACTGGAAATCCATTTACACATGACGACAATTGTTGAGTATCATCAATCAGATGAGGACGAAATCCTGATCtagagttgattttcaaatCATCTGTAAGAGAACTAGTATTCCAATGTCCGAATTCACTTTCTGGCATATTTGAATAATTCatgtattcattattattgttatcattattattactatcattatagGCTATAGAATCAGTCAACTGATCATATTGAGAATTCAGTAAATTAGTACGTTGATAAATGTAATTATTTCTTGTACCATTATGATAATTATTCGTAACACTAACAGCAGTACTAGTGATTGTAGTAGTAGGTGTTGTTGTATTAATATATGGTTGTTTAATCTCCATAGTTTGATCACAATGATTCAAATTCACAGCCTCtgaattatttgaatagtttaaaCTATTTGATGTACAGTATGAATTGTTAGCACGAttaatactattactattattattgttactattatgaATGTGTGTGTTTAACACAGATGGTCGTGAATAATCTGATTTCGATTGCAACAATAAATGCGGTGCGGGTAACGATGTATTTTGACGACGTTGTTCAGATGAGTTTTCATTTGAAAAAGGAGATGGACTTGGTGTAGCCATGTGATTCATTGGATATAAAGTATTGTCATGTTGATGATGATTACTGTGAACACCATGATGATGTATATTAAAGTTTTCAATCAGTGAAGTCGATATATTCCCACTATGACGTtcatttgttaacttatttgaaCAAGCAGATATTGTCGACATtggtaaaacaaaaaaatttgtaGAAACTAGTTATATTCTTGTATCTTATTACCCCCAAATTTGCAGTCGATCAGTCATGAAGCTGAAAgtaaaagaataaacaaaattttgatatttttccTCATTTTCCTAGGCATTTAGCGAATCTCAATAAAATAGGTTGAATATTAAACATTACTgtaaattataagcaaagatggatagtggctagcagtggaatccagtacacgcgtttcgtcctatttgggacgcgtcagctggatgtaactgcatctcagagtttatgttcactctgggacttaactactgagtcctgatagccacctgcttatgcaatggggtgaagtttaaatccacttcgcattgtttgcttgtatcttcccattgttatttagaggacgaaacgcgcatcctggattccattaaTAGGCACTATTCATCATcccttataaagcttgtgacttaaggcaatacgcacaggatgcatgtGCGCCAACAAGGGACTGATCAAtagcagtcctaaacatcgataagaagatttaaggaaacaataccaagtgaattattgtaaattgttttacttaaattGTTATCAGTAACATCAGCATTACAAACATAAAATTAAGAATTTTTGAAAGATTAGTTATCAAAGtttaatatttgaaatcataTAAAAATTTCCAAACTACGAATAAGGCTTCATACATTTAACTTCTCAGGTAACGTTCATTAAGATAGCAGATAATTGTATAATATCTGAAACCATGAGGATTGATGAAGTCTAGTTTCCACTGAGAATATCAAAACTTAGTGATATATGTAAGTACTGACAAATAACAAAAAGGATGTAATGTATCCACTGAATATTATGGCTAATTATCCTTTGTTGAATAGAATACCTAAATCACAGAATACTCAAACAATACTCTAGTTTGAAACTACTAGTAGGTATGTATGGTCTGCAAAAGAACATACCATCAAACACACTAGTCAATAGTATATCctagtttaaaataaatttatcgaAGAATTCAATGTGAAGAAGATCCATATCATGAATTTCAGTGAATTCGAAAATTCACATTTCTTTATATATTatggaaataatattttaagaCAATAAAATACAAGCGTTCGAAAGAAAACGCGATGATATCATggtttatggacgacctttgagcaatgcTAAAATGGCCATAAGGAAGTTCAAACAATTATAAGTCCCAAGGAAGGGTTAgaaatgaatgtgaggaaacgGGATCAGGAATTATAGTTAGAAACCAGTGTGTTCATCATGAACCAACACTAACTATAATGTCAAAATTCTATTTAGCTATATGGATGAATGAA
The genomic region above belongs to Schistosoma haematobium chromosome 2, whole genome shotgun sequence and contains:
- a CDS encoding hypothetical protein (EggNog:ENOG41KOG0715~COG:O); this encodes MSTISACSNKLTNERHSGNISTSLIENFNIHHHGVHSNHHQHDNTLYPMNHMATPSPSPFSNENSSEQRRQNTSLPAPHLLLQSKSDYSRPSVLNTHIHNSNNNNSNSINRANNSYCTSNSLNYSNNSEAVNLNHCDQTMEIKQPYINTTTPTTTITSTAVSVTNNYHNGTRNNYIYQRTNLLNSQYDQLTDSIAYNDSNNNDNNNNEYMNYSNMPESEFGHWNTSSLTDDLKINSRSGFRPHLIDDTQQLSSCVNGFPVLSPTGNTTVFSNMNRCPTTCPTPRHDDHSGHQTGSHITASSHTQHHAFQASGYCNIGDNIYENRTHSPSNLTCGQNILHSRINCDVKNPPQVSNRSSRSASTPTRLLVVSTASPVTSTITMTPDSSTIGFSGNKFGCSSDDGEASPTPTCSSGCPQTPGRTRKPAPTLATGRRNLKGELVDPDEADRRMKRRERNRKSAQKCRERKVQRTQELQSQVECLQLEASRLMQELESWRSRAKHCVILLQRHCPGVAVPYLSCLNEVPVCLNNFKEPLDDLNDLLTSDKNMDCEIQHYEWKTKALGKTYTINEVSDENFISNESSSLLPPVNLLHSHITPNRSKSLFGFSSNNSVKDNESRIFTQNSESNKVSTLNQEDHDISDSMLIPMSRSTSQVSVRGPASGSSSSSCSTYELSFPSLENNSHSLSEAIAFKDYSQPNLISILGSRDRSRLLSGQDLLDNNSTIMMTNKSISVGNSTGNNDSNGGNNNNNQQTWGLEYHESSGNKSNSMDCSSPLSPLPTTSSTNVTLNQFQNNREYQIKMESNCYDPPSNSSSNNTQMSSKT